In Aeromicrobium wangtongii, the DNA window GGTGACGTGGGCATCGGCCAGCGCGGACTGCGCCCCGGCGATCAGTCCGTCCATGACCTGGGTGTGCCACTGGGAGGCGACGATGGCGACGCGTGCTCCCGCGCCGTCCACCGTGATCGTGGGTGCTCCAGCTCCTGACATCAGATGTTCTCCTCGAGTCCGGGAAGGTCGTGGCCCATGCGCTCGGCCTTGGTCTGCAGGTAGCGCAGGCTGTCCTCGGTGGGCGCGATGACCAGGGGCAGCCGCTGGCTGACCTTGACCCCGTACGCCTCCAGGGCGGTGGTCTTGTCGGGGTTGTTGGTCAGCAGGCGGACCGACGTGATGCCCAGGTCGCGCAGGATCTGCGCGCCGGCGGCGTAGTCGCGCTCGTCCTCGCCGAAGCCGAGCTGTAGGTTGGCGTCGACGGTGTCGCTGCCGGAGTCCTGCAGCGCATATGCCTGCAGCTTGTGCAGCAGCCCGATGCCGCGTCCCTCGTGCCCGCGCAGGTACACCACGACACCGGCGCCGGCGGCGGTGATCTCGGTCATCGACAGCTCGAGCTGCGGGCCGCAGTCGCAGCGCCGTGACCCGAACACGTCCCCGGTCAGGCACTCGGAGTGGATGCGCACCATCACGTCCTCGGTGCCCGGGTCGCCGTGCACCAGGGCGACGTGCTCGGAGCCCTCGATGCGGTCGCGGTAGCCGAGCGCCGTGAACTCGCCGAACTCGGTGGGCAGGCGGGTCGTGGCGAGCCGGTCGACCTGCGACTCGTGCAGTCGGCGGTACACCTGCAGGTCCTCGATCGACACCAGCGCGATGTCGTGGCGGTCGGCGAACTCGCGCAGCTCGGGGGCGCGCATCAGGGTGCCGTCGTCGTTGAGCACCTCGCCGATGACGCCTGCGGGCGTCAGCCCGGCCAGACGGGCGAAGTCGACGGCCGCCTCGGTGTGGCCGGCGCGCTCCAGCACTCCCCCGGGCTTGGCGCGCAGCGGGATGATGTGCCCCGGCTGGTTGAGCTCGAACGGCTCGGTCGCGGAGTCGGCCAGCACCCGGCACGTGCGGGCCCGGTCCGCGGCGGAGATGCCGGTCGTGATGCCGTCGCGGGCATCGATCGACACGGTGTAGGCCGTCCGCATCTTCTCGCGGTTGTGCGGCGTCATGAGCGGGATGGCGAGCCGGTCGAGGATCTCCCCGGTGATCGGGGCGCAGATCAGTCCGCTGGAGTACCGCACCAGGAAGGCCATGAGCTCGGGCGTCGCCTTGCTCGCGGCGAAGATGATGTCGCCCTCGTTCTCACGGTTCTCGTCGTCGACGACGACGATCGCCTTGCCCTGGCGGAAGTCCTCGATCGCGCGCTCGATGCTGTCGAGCCTCACGGTGGCGTGTTCGGTCATGCGGTGTCTTCTTTCTTGGCGGCGAGCAGGCGCTCCACGTACTTGGCGAGGATGTCGACCTCGAGATTGACCCGGTCGCCCGGTGTCTTGGTGCCCAGCGTCGTGTCGGCGAGGGTGGTGGGGATCAGCGAGACCGAGAACCAGGACTCGCCCCCGGTCGACGGGTCCGCGTCGACGACCTCGACGACGGTCAGCGACGTGCCGTCGACCGTGATCGATCCCTTGTCGACGAGGTACTTGGCCAGCTCGGCAGGCAGCGCGACCCGGACGATCTCCCAGTGCTCGCTGGGGGTGCGGTCCAGGATGCGTCCGGTGCCGTCGACGTGGCCCTGCACGATGTGGCCGCCCAGCCGGGCGTGGACCTGCGTCGCGCGCTCGAGGTTGACCTCGTCACCGACGGTCAGGTCGCCCAGGGACGTCTTGTCCAGCGACTCCTTCATGACGTCGGCGCCGAAGGTGTCGCCGTCCTGGGTCATGACGGTCAAGCAGCAGCCGTTGACCGCGATTGAGTCGCCGTGGCCGGCGTCCGAGGTCACGAGCGGTCCACGGATCATCAGGCGCACGGAGTCGCCGAGATCCTCGACGGCCGTGACCCGGCCCTTCTCCTCCACGAGTCCGGTGAACATCAGTCGAAGTCCTCTCGCTGCATGCGGCCTGGGGTGCCGATGATGCGGATGTCGGGGCCGATCATCCGCAGGTCCTCGATGTGGATGGGGCGCAGATCGGCCAGGGTCGTGGCCTCGCCCTCGAGGGCGGCCCGGCCGGAGCCCAGCATCGCGGGCGCCATGTAGCCGATGATCCGGTCGATCACGCCGGCGTTCCAGAAGGCGCCGGCCAGTCGCGGACCGCCCTCGAGCCAGATGTGCCGGATGTCGTTGTCGACCAGCTTCTTCAGCACCGTCTCGGGATCGCGCGACTGGATCATCAACGTCGGCGCCACCCGGTCGAAGACCCGGAAGTAGTTGGGGATCTTGGTCTCGCCGACCACGACCCGCAGCGGCTGCTGGTCGTAGGGCAGCGGCATGTCGTCGGCGTCACGGACGGTCAGGCGCGGGTCGTCGGCCAGGACGGCACCGGTTCCCGCCACGATGGCGTCGGCGCGGGCCCGGAAGGTCTGCACGTCGCGGCGCGCCTCGGCACTGGTGATCCACTTGCTGGTGCCGTCGGGTGCGGCGCTGAGGCCGTCGAGCGTTGCGGCGTACTTCCACGTCACGAAGGGACGGCCGGACGTCACCGCGAACGTCCACTCGACGTTGAGGTCGGTGGCCTCCTCGGCCATGACCCCGGCCTCGACGTCGATGCCGGCGGCGCGCAGCGTCGACGCTCCCCCGGACGCGGTCCGGTCGGGGTCGATCTGCGCGAAGACGACCCGGGCCACGCCGGCCTCGATCAACGCCTGTGCGCAGGGGCCGGTCCGCCCGGTGTGGTTGCACGGCTCCAGCGTGACGACCGCGGTCGCACCACGGGCGGACTCACCGGCCTGTGCGAGGGCGTCGACCTCCGCGTGCGCGGTGCCGGCTCCCCGGTGCAGGCCGACGGCGATCTCCCGGCCGTCCGGCGCCAGGAGCACGCAGCCCACGCGAGGGTTCGGGAGCGCGCGCTGCACGCTCGCCGCGGCCTCGAGCGCGCGATGCATCGCACTGATCTCGATGTCGGTTGCCATGATCCTCCGGTGGTGATGATGTGCTCGCACACCCCGGGGACTGGTGGTGACCGGACCGCTGGCCACCGGCCGCGGCGCACAGCACCACGACCTCATGCTCCTTCCATCCGGACTTTCACCGTCGGTGCCGGAATTCCACCGGCTCAACCGGGCCCCACCGAGATGGGACACGGGTCGCGGACTGTCACCGCCGGTTCGGAATTGCACCGACCCCGGAGCACACGAGACGAATCTCGTGGGCCCAGTCTAGCCAGTCGGCTCCAGCTCAGTGAGCGTGGCGTCCGCCACGTGAGCCGAGGGCCCGCAGCTGGGCCACCATGTCGTCCGGATCGTCCGCGCCGAACACCGCGGAGCCGGCCACGAACACATCGGCGCCGGCGTCTGCGCAACGCTCGATCGTCTCGACGGACACACCGCCGTCGACCTGCAGCCAGATGTCGCCGCCGTGGCGATCGATCAGGTCACGGGTGCGGCGGATCTTGGGCAGGCAGATGTCCAGGAACTTCTGCCCACCGAAGCCGGGCTCCACGGTCATGATCAGCACCATGTCGAGCTCGGGCAGCATGTCGGCATACGGCTCGATCGGCGTGGCCGGCTTGAGCGCCATGGACGCCCGAGCGCCCTTGGCGCGGATCTCGCGGGCCAGGCGGATCGGCGCGGCCGCCGCCTCGA includes these proteins:
- a CDS encoding riboflavin synthase; its protein translation is MFTGLVEEKGRVTAVEDLGDSVRLMIRGPLVTSDAGHGDSIAVNGCCLTVMTQDGDTFGADVMKESLDKTSLGDLTVGDEVNLERATQVHARLGGHIVQGHVDGTGRILDRTPSEHWEIVRVALPAELAKYLVDKGSITVDGTSLTVVEVVDADPSTGGESWFSVSLIPTTLADTTLGTKTPGDRVNLEVDILAKYVERLLAAKKEDTA
- the ribD gene encoding bifunctional diaminohydroxyphosphoribosylaminopyrimidine deaminase/5-amino-6-(5-phosphoribosylamino)uracil reductase RibD, whose amino-acid sequence is MATDIEISAMHRALEAAASVQRALPNPRVGCVLLAPDGREIAVGLHRGAGTAHAEVDALAQAGESARGATAVVTLEPCNHTGRTGPCAQALIEAGVARVVFAQIDPDRTASGGASTLRAAGIDVEAGVMAEEATDLNVEWTFAVTSGRPFVTWKYAATLDGLSAAPDGTSKWITSAEARRDVQTFRARADAIVAGTGAVLADDPRLTVRDADDMPLPYDQQPLRVVVGETKIPNYFRVFDRVAPTLMIQSRDPETVLKKLVDNDIRHIWLEGGPRLAGAFWNAGVIDRIIGYMAPAMLGSGRAALEGEATTLADLRPIHIEDLRMIGPDIRIIGTPGRMQREDFD
- the rpe gene encoding ribulose-phosphate 3-epimerase, which codes for MGIQITPSMLASDFANLEAEAARIGSADWLHMDVMDNHFVPNLTLGAPVIEALAKVAKQPIDAHLMIEDPDRWAPEYVEAGAGSITFHVEAAAAPIRLAREIRAKGARASMALKPATPIEPYADMLPELDMVLIMTVEPGFGGQKFLDICLPKIRRTRDLIDRHGGDIWLQVDGGVSVETIERCADAGADVFVAGSAVFGADDPDDMVAQLRALGSRGGRHAH
- a CDS encoding bifunctional 3,4-dihydroxy-2-butanone-4-phosphate synthase/GTP cyclohydrolase II — protein: MTEHATVRLDSIERAIEDFRQGKAIVVVDDENRENEGDIIFAASKATPELMAFLVRYSSGLICAPITGEILDRLAIPLMTPHNREKMRTAYTVSIDARDGITTGISAADRARTCRVLADSATEPFELNQPGHIIPLRAKPGGVLERAGHTEAAVDFARLAGLTPAGVIGEVLNDDGTLMRAPELREFADRHDIALVSIEDLQVYRRLHESQVDRLATTRLPTEFGEFTALGYRDRIEGSEHVALVHGDPGTEDVMVRIHSECLTGDVFGSRRCDCGPQLELSMTEITAAGAGVVVYLRGHEGRGIGLLHKLQAYALQDSGSDTVDANLQLGFGEDERDYAAGAQILRDLGITSVRLLTNNPDKTTALEAYGVKVSQRLPLVIAPTEDSLRYLQTKAERMGHDLPGLEENI